From a single Camarhynchus parvulus chromosome 6, STF_HiC, whole genome shotgun sequence genomic region:
- the PCBD1 gene encoding pterin-4-alpha-carbinolamine dehydratase gives MAGKAHRLSTEEREQLLPNLRAVGWNEVEGRDAIFKEFHFKDFNRAFGFMTRVALQAEKLDHHPEWFNVYNKVHITLSTHDCGGLSERDINLASFIEQVAASLS, from the exons ATG gCAGGCAAAGCCCACAGGCTGAGCAcggaggagagggagcagctgctgccaaaccTGAGAGCTGTGGGGTGGAACGAGGTGGAAGGCAGAGATGCCATCTTCAAAGAGTTCCACTTCAAGGACTTCAACCGG GCTTTTGGCTTCATGACCAGAGTGGCTCTACAGGCAGAAAAACTGGATCACCATCCTGAGTGGTTCAATGTGTACAACAAG GTTCACATCACCTTGAGCACCCACGACTGCGGGGGTTTGTCGGAGCGAGACATCAACCTGGCCAGCTTCATCGAGCAGGTGGCAGCTTCCCTCTCCTGA